A region from the Stygiolobus caldivivus genome encodes:
- a CDS encoding HEPN domain-containing protein, with amino-acid sequence MVEKFWFEKSKEFLDLAKKHLEDGYYWFVCFGSQQSVEFALKGILVKHKGVFPFTHDLGELAERVRDELSIDVPQNILHDCDFLTPHYVMSRYSQFADYNRRKAEECLKSATEVVEWLKRNFGLG; translated from the coding sequence ATGGTAGAGAAGTTCTGGTTCGAGAAGAGCAAAGAGTTCCTCGACTTAGCTAAAAAGCACTTAGAAGACGGGTATTACTGGTTCGTGTGCTTCGGGAGCCAGCAGAGTGTCGAATTCGCATTAAAAGGTATTTTAGTCAAACACAAGGGGGTTTTCCCTTTTACCCATGACCTAGGAGAACTGGCGGAGAGGGTCAGGGACGAACTATCCATAGACGTCCCCCAAAACATACTACACGACTGCGATTTCTTAACACCCCACTACGTAATGTCCCGCTATTCGCAGTTCGCTGATTATAACAGGAGGAAAGCTGAAGAGTGTTTAAAATCTGCAACGGAAGTGGTCGAGTGGTTGAAGAGAAATTTTGGACTAGGCTAG
- a CDS encoding nucleotidyltransferase domain-containing protein, whose translation MGFEDFVDKVVKYYTGKVTVVLFGSRARGDHWESSDYDIMVFLERVEDPVGEATRLYSMKRGFSADILVLSADKVKEPVVVKMLEHKKVIYDGLNIFDD comes from the coding sequence ATGGGCTTTGAGGACTTTGTTGATAAAGTGGTCAAGTATTATACCGGTAAGGTTACGGTGGTCCTTTTTGGGTCTAGGGCTAGGGGGGATCACTGGGAGTCTAGTGACTACGATATTATGGTCTTTCTCGAGAGAGTTGAAGACCCGGTCGGGGAAGCTACAAGGCTCTACTCCATGAAGAGGGGTTTTTCTGCAGATATCCTCGTCTTAAGTGCAGATAAGGTTAAGGAACCGGTGGTCGTTAAAATGCTTGAGCACAAAAAAGTCATTTATGATGGGCTAAACATATTTGACGACTAG
- a CDS encoding STK_08120 family protein, translated as MKYGKHTKTRDGKIALKVFEDPIFTFKEMSNAPNVEVKDKIKAEIPIRGGLVLTPPLIWYANKPASERKVKYVIGVMGFEKPRLGELAITAKDSEVLIEFEADLPLSLVNSTIFKEGIRQFREKL; from the coding sequence ATGAAGTACGGGAAGCACACAAAGACCCGAGACGGGAAAATAGCACTCAAGGTATTTGAAGACCCTATCTTCACGTTTAAGGAAATGTCCAACGCGCCTAACGTCGAGGTCAAGGACAAAATTAAAGCTGAGATCCCCATCCGCGGGGGGCTTGTCCTTACTCCCCCTTTAATATGGTATGCAAACAAGCCCGCTTCGGAAAGAAAGGTAAAATACGTTATAGGAGTTATGGGCTTTGAAAAACCCAGGCTAGGCGAATTAGCAATCACAGCTAAGGACAGTGAGGTCTTAATAGAATTTGAAGCAGACCTACCTTTAAGCTTAGTAAATTCTACGATTTTTAAGGAGGGGATTAGACAGTTTCGCGAAAAACTTTGA
- a CDS encoding DUF120 domain-containing protein codes for MTQQDMAKLLGISQQTVSRKLKELEDNGIITRAISKEGETIRLTEEGERAFRECVENLEEILKISRIIKIRAKVTSGLGEGKFFLSLPYYSEAFKKFLGFQPYPGTLNAVIYDRNSMENRLLLDANKGIVIPEHREPDRVLGSVKAFPASVNSLSPSAIVIPTRTTHPKSVIEVISPYFLREKLNLKDGDEIVIEVFL; via the coding sequence ATCACTCAGCAAGATATGGCTAAACTCTTAGGTATATCACAGCAGACAGTATCAAGAAAACTGAAGGAGCTAGAAGACAACGGTATAATAACTAGGGCGATCTCCAAAGAAGGGGAGACCATAAGGCTAACAGAAGAGGGAGAAAGGGCTTTTAGGGAGTGCGTAGAAAACCTCGAAGAGATCCTAAAGATAAGTAGGATCATAAAAATAAGGGCTAAAGTCACTTCAGGTCTGGGCGAGGGGAAATTCTTCCTCTCCTTGCCCTATTATAGTGAAGCGTTCAAGAAGTTCTTAGGTTTTCAGCCATACCCCGGGACGCTCAACGCAGTAATATATGACAGGAACTCTATGGAGAACAGGCTCCTCCTCGATGCGAATAAAGGGATAGTAATTCCAGAACACAGAGAACCCGACCGCGTTTTAGGCAGTGTCAAAGCTTTCCCCGCTTCGGTGAACTCCTTGTCACCTTCGGCTATAGTCATCCCTACTAGGACTACACATCCTAAAAGCGTAATTGAAGTGATCTCACCCTATTTCCTGAGAGAAAAATTAAACCTTAAAGACGGGGATGAGATAGTAATAGAAGTATTCTTGTGA
- the twy1 gene encoding 4-demethylwyosine synthase TYW1 has product MESKSTFRIDTLSVIMKELEKEKYHIVGSHSVYKKCHWTHEALTSGRYCYKGKFYGIESHRCVQMSPSAAWCWFRCVHCWRLEPEDIGLDWDETKIPIEDDPDIIAEKSIEEHKRAVSGYFGREGVPKEKAKEATTPKHVAISLTGEPTLYNRLGELIAEYHKRGMTTFLVTSGVRPDILAGLEEEPTQLFVSLQAPNERKHKVINRPIVANSWNLVMETLKILPSFSSPTVIRMTMIKGFNMSEEDAREFAKLMELSQPTYIEVKAYMHVGPSTYRLTKDAMPRHSEVREFAKLLSDYTGYKILSEHVPSRIVLLSKLDRPIQIGNAWTDKWDWSTRDVEDDLSGEYKEAEQDCSEGVS; this is encoded by the coding sequence ATGGAAAGTAAATCTACCTTTAGGATAGATACGCTCAGCGTGATAATGAAAGAACTAGAAAAAGAGAAATACCATATCGTAGGCAGTCACTCAGTATACAAAAAATGTCATTGGACTCACGAAGCACTTACCAGCGGGAGGTATTGTTACAAGGGCAAATTCTACGGTATTGAAAGCCACAGGTGCGTCCAAATGTCCCCTTCAGCTGCCTGGTGCTGGTTCAGGTGCGTCCACTGCTGGAGGCTTGAACCTGAGGACATAGGCCTAGACTGGGACGAGACTAAGATCCCGATAGAAGACGACCCCGACATCATAGCTGAAAAAAGCATAGAAGAACACAAGAGGGCCGTCTCAGGCTATTTCGGGAGAGAAGGAGTCCCTAAGGAAAAAGCCAAAGAGGCCACAACACCTAAACACGTCGCAATTAGCCTCACCGGAGAGCCCACTTTGTACAACAGGCTCGGAGAACTGATTGCCGAATACCACAAGAGGGGGATGACTACATTCCTAGTTACCAGTGGTGTCAGGCCCGATATCCTTGCAGGGCTTGAGGAGGAACCCACCCAACTCTTTGTCTCCCTCCAAGCACCTAACGAGAGAAAACATAAGGTGATCAACAGGCCTATAGTGGCAAACTCTTGGAACTTAGTAATGGAGACGCTGAAGATTTTGCCCAGCTTCAGTTCGCCCACCGTGATCAGGATGACCATGATAAAAGGGTTTAATATGAGTGAAGAAGACGCAAGGGAATTCGCAAAACTCATGGAACTTTCCCAGCCCACTTATATTGAAGTAAAAGCCTACATGCATGTAGGACCTTCAACTTACAGGCTGACCAAGGACGCAATGCCGAGGCACAGTGAAGTGAGAGAATTCGCGAAACTCCTTTCCGACTATACGGGCTACAAGATCCTCTCCGAACACGTGCCCAGTAGGATAGTACTCCTCAGTAAACTGGACAGACCGATACAGATCGGTAATGCGTGGACCGATAAGTGGGACTGGTCTACAAGAGACGTAGAAGACGATTTAAGTGGAGAATATAAGGAAGCCGAACAAGATTGTTCGGAGGGTGTGAGTTGA
- the gatA gene encoding Asp-tRNA(Asn)/Glu-tRNA(Gln) amidotransferase subunit GatA: protein MIAPEEKNAEEYVEKVYERIGKVENKVRAFITLRPKEEVLKEVKESLTRKGKLRGVLIAVKDNISTKGLRTTCASKMLEDYVPPFDATVIQKLKEEGAVILGKTNMDEFAMGSTTETSYFGPTRNPWDLERTPGGSSGGSGASLASGIVDIALGSDTGGSIRAPAAFNAVFGLKPSYGTVSRFGLVAYANSLEQIGPMAKNAEDLELLYSVISGEDWRDATTIPQHPPKVEGELSKTKFALLKNILEASQPEVQAVFKKAIDKLSSEGATIEEVELKYADYALPSYYIIAMSEASSNLARFDGVRYGYSKYYDGTWKETFAKNRGEGFGLEVKRRILLGSFILSAGYYDQYYIRALKVRRLIKDEIDNLLKEYDVILSPTMPVLPPKIGEVIDDPVKMYAIDLNTVLANLAGIPALSQPAGFYNNLPVGIQMMGRYLSDYYLISLSKATEKVLGYRDLTANL, encoded by the coding sequence ATGATAGCCCCAGAAGAGAAAAACGCAGAAGAATACGTCGAAAAAGTGTATGAAAGAATAGGAAAAGTGGAGAATAAAGTAAGGGCATTTATAACCCTAAGACCAAAGGAAGAAGTCCTCAAGGAAGTGAAAGAGTCACTAACCAGAAAGGGAAAACTGAGAGGAGTACTCATCGCTGTAAAGGACAACATATCGACTAAAGGGCTTAGGACAACTTGCGCCTCAAAGATGTTAGAAGATTACGTCCCACCCTTTGACGCTACCGTAATCCAAAAATTAAAGGAAGAAGGAGCCGTTATCCTCGGTAAGACGAACATGGACGAATTCGCAATGGGTTCCACCACTGAGACCAGCTATTTCGGTCCCACCCGTAACCCATGGGACTTAGAAAGGACCCCTGGGGGCTCTTCAGGCGGTAGCGGGGCTTCCCTAGCTAGTGGAATAGTAGACATAGCTTTAGGTAGTGACACCGGGGGTTCAATAAGGGCACCAGCCGCATTTAACGCCGTGTTCGGGCTGAAACCGTCTTACGGTACAGTAAGTAGGTTCGGGCTAGTAGCGTATGCCAACAGCCTGGAACAGATAGGGCCTATGGCTAAAAACGCTGAAGACCTTGAACTCCTCTACTCTGTAATTTCGGGAGAAGACTGGAGGGACGCAACTACAATACCCCAGCACCCCCCTAAGGTTGAGGGAGAACTCAGCAAAACTAAGTTCGCATTGCTAAAAAACATCTTAGAAGCCTCCCAACCAGAAGTGCAAGCAGTATTTAAAAAAGCCATAGACAAGCTCTCAAGCGAAGGCGCGACTATTGAGGAAGTTGAGTTGAAATACGCGGACTACGCGCTCCCGTCTTATTACATAATAGCCATGTCAGAGGCGAGTTCCAACTTAGCCAGGTTTGACGGTGTGAGGTACGGGTACAGTAAATATTACGACGGGACATGGAAAGAGACTTTCGCCAAGAACAGAGGAGAAGGGTTCGGGCTGGAAGTAAAAAGGAGGATCTTGTTAGGTAGTTTTATACTCAGTGCAGGCTATTACGACCAGTATTATATAAGGGCGCTAAAGGTCAGACGCCTCATAAAGGACGAAATAGACAACCTCCTCAAAGAGTATGACGTAATCCTCTCCCCTACAATGCCCGTACTACCGCCTAAAATAGGTGAAGTAATTGACGACCCGGTGAAAATGTACGCGATAGACCTTAATACAGTATTAGCAAACTTGGCAGGGATACCCGCACTCTCACAGCCTGCTGGTTTCTATAACAATTTGCCAGTAGGTATACAGATGATGGGTAGGTACCTATCGGACTACTACCTCATTTCCTTATCTAAAGCGACCGAGAAAGTACTAGGCTACCGCGACCTTACAGCTAACCTTTAA
- the gatC gene encoding Asp-tRNA(Asn) amidotransferase subunit GatC — MEIDEKLLEKLQNLALIEIKEGEKDKLKKDLQNILQFFDKINQLDLTNVEPLFHPLSSGKLRKDEPLKTLTRDEALQNVKRKENGYIVGPRTYGD; from the coding sequence ATGGAGATTGATGAGAAACTCCTCGAAAAATTACAGAACTTAGCCCTCATCGAAATAAAGGAAGGAGAAAAAGACAAGCTTAAAAAAGACCTGCAAAATATTTTACAGTTCTTCGATAAAATAAACCAACTAGACCTCACAAACGTGGAGCCCCTATTCCACCCCCTCTCGTCAGGAAAACTCAGAAAAGACGAACCATTAAAGACCCTCACCAGAGACGAAGCCCTGCAAAACGTAAAGAGGAAAGAAAACGGCTACATAGTAGGCCCAAGGACATACGGTGATTAA
- the cutA gene encoding divalent-cation tolerance protein CutA — protein MYTLLFSTTNTMENAKKIAKTLVDERLVACVNIVPYIKSFYVWEGKTTEDDEVLLVIKTRSEVKEKVIKRIKELHTYQVPEVIAIDFNSGLPEYLSWLTESVKKDGD, from the coding sequence GTGTATACTCTCCTATTTTCGACTACGAATACAATGGAAAACGCAAAGAAAATAGCTAAAACACTCGTGGACGAAAGGCTCGTGGCTTGCGTAAACATAGTCCCCTATATCAAGTCATTTTACGTCTGGGAAGGGAAAACAACAGAAGACGACGAGGTACTCTTGGTGATAAAGACCAGGAGTGAGGTAAAGGAAAAAGTAATAAAGAGGATAAAGGAACTACACACATACCAAGTCCCAGAAGTTATAGCAATCGACTTTAATTCCGGACTACCAGAATACTTATCGTGGCTAACAGAGAGTGTGAAAAAAGATGGAGATTGA
- a CDS encoding DEAD/DEAH box helicase, translating to MSLRTFYIQRWLDDDTFRKLLSFSRFITRDPTKGSVFVIDTERARKNRLKADDIRAILQEIGVTVDEKELKELEKELPNYDVEFVLRNEKVIIRPHVYLMDLVKDYYEQGILKYNKGEKVFETYPYYYQFLKTRFEENGLKVKGLELKVRDININLKAELREYQKEALDIWLEKGSGVIALPTGAGKTVIGVGAIAHAKRSALVVTFTKEQMMQWRDSILRFTDAEKAMIGLFYSGEKNIKPITITTYHTAYRHMGELGDKFDVLIIDEAHHLPADKFKVIALGSFASRRLALSATPVREDGKHEELFKLMGGLIYFKTPQELIKGGFLAPYEITQVRVDMTPQEKLEYNKLLSKFRSLSKGKKVSQLLELVKKGDEEAVEAMKVYNEMKKITNLAKNKVEKVKEIVEKEKGNKILVFTQYVEQAEEIAKSLNAFLITGKMSKSEREKVLSVFKGMKSGVLVLTTVGDEGLDIPDASVGIIVTGTGSRRQFIQRLGRLLRPSNGKKAKLYELITKGTAEEYQAVKRKEIIQEDSLFPDGDM from the coding sequence GTGAGCTTGAGGACTTTTTATATACAGCGTTGGTTGGATGACGACACTTTTAGGAAGTTACTATCGTTCTCGAGGTTTATTACTAGGGATCCCACAAAAGGCTCAGTATTTGTAATCGACACAGAGAGGGCTAGGAAGAACAGGCTTAAGGCGGACGACATAAGGGCGATACTGCAGGAAATCGGTGTTACAGTGGACGAAAAGGAGTTGAAAGAACTTGAAAAAGAGTTACCCAACTACGATGTGGAGTTTGTTTTAAGGAACGAGAAAGTAATCATAAGGCCCCACGTATACCTAATGGACCTAGTCAAAGACTATTATGAGCAAGGGATATTAAAGTACAATAAGGGGGAAAAGGTCTTCGAGACTTACCCTTATTATTATCAGTTCCTTAAGACCCGGTTTGAGGAAAACGGCCTTAAGGTTAAAGGTCTAGAGTTAAAAGTAAGAGATATTAACATAAACCTTAAAGCGGAATTGAGAGAATATCAGAAGGAAGCTCTGGATATCTGGTTAGAAAAGGGCTCAGGAGTTATAGCATTACCTACCGGTGCCGGAAAGACTGTGATAGGGGTAGGGGCCATAGCCCATGCTAAGAGGTCAGCCCTAGTGGTCACTTTTACCAAGGAACAGATGATGCAATGGAGGGACTCAATACTCAGGTTTACCGATGCTGAAAAAGCTATGATAGGGCTTTTCTATTCGGGTGAAAAGAACATTAAACCGATAACGATCACCACTTACCATACAGCTTATAGGCATATGGGAGAATTAGGGGATAAGTTTGATGTCCTAATAATCGACGAAGCACACCACTTACCGGCTGATAAGTTTAAAGTCATAGCTCTAGGTTCTTTTGCTTCAAGGAGGTTAGCCTTATCGGCGACACCCGTTAGAGAAGACGGTAAGCATGAGGAGCTTTTCAAGCTAATGGGCGGTCTGATATATTTTAAGACCCCACAGGAGTTGATAAAAGGGGGTTTCCTTGCCCCTTATGAGATAACCCAAGTTAGAGTCGATATGACCCCACAGGAGAAGCTTGAGTATAACAAGTTGTTAAGTAAGTTCAGGAGTTTATCAAAGGGTAAAAAGGTTTCACAGTTGTTAGAACTTGTAAAGAAAGGAGACGAGGAAGCAGTAGAGGCTATGAAAGTCTATAACGAGATGAAGAAGATCACTAACCTAGCTAAGAACAAGGTTGAAAAAGTTAAGGAGATAGTTGAAAAGGAAAAAGGTAATAAGATCCTTGTTTTCACCCAGTACGTTGAACAAGCTGAGGAGATAGCTAAGTCCTTAAACGCCTTCCTGATAACCGGGAAGATGAGCAAGAGTGAAAGGGAGAAAGTCCTTTCGGTATTTAAGGGTATGAAAAGTGGTGTGTTAGTCTTGACTACTGTCGGTGACGAAGGTCTCGATATCCCGGATGCAAGTGTTGGGATTATTGTCACGGGTACGGGCTCTAGGAGGCAGTTTATCCAGAGGCTAGGTAGGCTATTGAGGCCCAGTAATGGTAAAAAGGCTAAGTTATACGAGTTAATAACTAAGGGGACTGCTGAGGAGTACCAAGCTGTAAAGAGGAAGGAGATAATTCAGGAAGACTCATTGTTCCCAGACGGAGATATGTAG